The DNA sequence CGCTTAGTTCGCGAAGATACCAATAGTGGTAACAGTTTAAGTTTGGCCTTTTCACCGCGCGCTAGTGGGCTTTTGAGTGAAACGGCTGCCGGGTTAGAGTTTTATCACGTTGATAATGAGCACCCAGAGGTAACCTGGCGTGCCTTATGGAGTAAAATTTGGTACGAAGGCTACCCAGAACCCCAGTATGTTTGGCAGTCGACGTCAGCCAGTGATGACTTTGAACCTAAGCTTAGCTTGGTACCAATATCGTTTGGTACGATAAAAGCGGCGCTTTATGCGATGTTATTTGCCGCACCTATTGCGCTCGCAGGCGCGATTTACACTGCCTACTTTATGTCCCCTTCATTACGCAAAGTGGTCAAGCCTACCGTCGAAATTATGGAAGCCTTACCTACGGTAATTTTGGGCTTTTTGGCTGGTTTGTGGCTAGCGCCACTGATTGAAGACAATCTACCCGGTGTTATAGCCATCATGCTGTTGTTGCCTATTGGATTTTTAGCCACTGCGTTTGCGTGGTCAAAATTACCTAAGAAACTGCGACAGATGATGCCCGAAGGCTGTGATGTGTTGGTGCTAATTCCGGTAGTAATATTTATTGGCTGGGGCTGTATTCAGCTTAGCCCAATGCTAGAAGCTTGGATGTTTGATGGAGACGCGCGTCTTTACCTAACCAATGAGTTAGGCATTAACTTCGACCAGCGTAATTCTATGGTAGTGGGCTTAGCAATGGGGTTCGCGGTTATCCCTACGATTTTCTCGATTGCTGAAGATGCTATTTTCTCTGTGCCTAAGCACTTGAGTAATGGTTCCTTGGCGCTAGGCGCTACGCCATGGCAAACCTTAACTAAGGTGGTCATTCTGACCGCAAGCCCTGGTATCTTCTCTGCCGTGATGATGGGCTTAGGCCGTGCGGTTGGTGAAACTATGATCGTATTAATGGCGACGGGTAACACGCCAGTGATGGATTGGAGTATTTTCCAAGGGATGCGTACTTTAGCGGCAAACATTGCGGTAGAAATGCCAGAGTCAGAAGTTGGAAGCTCACACTATCGAGTGCTGTTTTTAGCCGCGTTCGTATTGTTTGTGTTTACCTTCATATTTAACACGATTGCTGAATTTGTTCGTCAGCGTCTTCGCGAAAAATACAGCTCGCTGTAAATAGGGATATGGGAAATAACCGATGAATAAGTGGTTTAAATCAGGTAACCCGTGGATTTGGATGACAGCCGGTGCAGTAAGCATTAGCTTGGTAGCAGTAATAGGTTTGCTGCTATTAATCGCTGCCCGCGGTTTAGTTTATTTCTGGCCAAGCCCAGTGCTTGAAATGGAAGTTAATCAGTATGGTAAAAATGAAACGGTCATTGGTGAGCTTTATGAAACCGAATTGGTGCCAATTGAGCGTTTACATGCGTCTGGTGCTAATACTGAAGGCCTAAAAGGTGATTTTGTTGAAAGGATACTGATTAAGACCGGTAACCGTGAATACGTAAATTTGGATTTTCGCTGGTTAACCGAAAATGAAATCTTGTCTAAACGTGTTCCCTCCAATGTGGCCGTGGTTGAACGTAGAACCAACGGTAACTTTTATGGTTATGTAGAAGGTATTGTAAAGGGTAGTGACACCATAGATGCCGCCGCTGATAGCGAGCATGCTCAGCTATTTGAATTGCTAGAACGTTCTAATGGCATCATTAAACAAGCGGATTCTTTGCAGCGTCATGATATTGGTAGCATCAACTACAAGCTTGAGCGCCTGCGTTTAAAGCAACGTAAGCTTGAAATGAATGGTGAGCTTAACGACACGCTATTAGCCAGTATCGAAGCCGATGCCGAGCAATTGCATCAAGACTACTTAGTGTTAGAGAAGCAATTGTTTGCTTATCGCGATGATGCACGACGTGACCAGTTAATTATTCGTGATATGCGCGGAGAGTTAGTCACGATTCCTATGGATAACGTGTTGGACGTGTTCTTCCCTAATGAGATGAACTGGTTCCAAAAAGCTGGCCATTGGGTTCACCAAGCGGGCAAGTTTATTGTCGATGAGCCTCGTGAAGCGAATACTGAGGGTGGGGTATTTCCTGCCATTTTTGGTACGGTATTCATGGTTATGCTAATGGCGGTGATTGTGACCCCGCTGGGTGTTGTAGCCGCTATCTATTTGCACGAATACGCTGGCAATAACAGCTTTACCCGTTTGATTCGAATCGCAGTGATTAACTTAGCGGGTGTTCCTTCGATTGTGTATGGCGTATTTGGCTTAGGTTTCTTCGTGTATATGCTGGGTGGGAGTATCGATTCATTGTTCTACACCGAGTCATTACCAACACCTACTTTTGGCTCGCCAGGTGTGATGTGGTCGGCGTTAACCTTAGCCATTTTGACTTTGCCTGTGGTGATTGTTTCCACGGAAGAGGGTTTATCACGGATCCCTAGTGCAGTGCGCCAAGGCTCATTAGCCTTAGGTGCAACCAAGGCTGAAACCCTATGGCGAATTGTTATTCCCATGGCCAGCCCAGCCATTATGACCGGTTTAATCTTGGCGGTAGCGCGGGCGGCCGGTGAAGTAGCACCTTTGATGCTAGTAGGGGTGGTGAAGTTAGCGCCCACCTTACCATTAGATGGAAACTTCCCGTTTGTTCACCTAGAGCGTAAATTTATGCACTTAGGTTTTCATATCTATGATGTGGGTTTCCAAAGTCCAAATGTAGAGGCCGCTCGACCACTGGTTTATGCGACAGCCTTCTTGTTAGTCACGGTTATCATAGGTTTAAACCTAGCTGCGATTCAGATCCGTAACCGTTTACGTGAAAAGTTTAAAACGTTAGACCAATAAGCTAACGGCAAATTTGTAGGAAAAATAATGATTTCTTTGAATACAGAAAACAGTCGAGATACAAAAATAGACTTGGCTAACTTAAGTGCAGAACAAACAGCCTTAGAAGTAAAAAACTTGAATCTACATTACGGGAATAAGCAGGCCTTATTTGACGTATCGATGAAGATTCCTAAGGGGCAAGTTACCGCGTTTATTGGCCCTTCAGGCTGCGGTAAGTCAACCTTGTTACGTTGTATCAACCGCATGAACGACTTAGTCGATATTTGTAAAATCAGTGGCGAAATCTTGCTGCATGGGCAAAATATCTACGATAAGAGTGTCGATGTAGCGGCTTTGCGCCGTAATGTGGGGATGGTATTTCAACGTCCTAATCCCTTTCCTAAGTCTATCTACGAAAATGTGGTGTATGGATTGCGCCTGCAAGGTGTGAAAGATCGCCGGGTATTAGATGAAGCAGTAGAACGTTCGCTGCGCGGCGCTGCATTGTGGGAAGAAGTAAAAGACCGCTTGCATGAAAATGCATTTGGTTTATCTGGTGGACAGCAGCAACGTTTGGTCATTGCTCGTGCTATTGCCATTGAACCCGAAGTGCTGTTATTGGATGAGCCAACATCTGCACTTGATCCCATTTCGACTCTAACTATCGAAGAATTAATCAACGACTTGAAGAGTCGTTATACGGTAGTGATAGTTACCCACAACATGCAACAAGCGGCGCGTGTATCAGATCAAACCGCCTTTATGTATATGGGCGATATGGTGGAGTATGCTGATACTAATACCTTGTTTACAACACCCGCGAAGAAACAAACTGAAGATTACATTACTGGCCGTTACGGTTAATAAAGTCCGTAGCTGAGGAATAATTATGGATAAGTTGAACATGAACAAACACATATCTGGTCAGTTTAATGCTGAACTCGATCATGTGCGCAATCAAATTATGGCAATGGGGGGCTTAGTTGAACAGCAACTCAATGACGCCTTGAGTTTGTTAAACCGTCCCGATGCCGAGTTAGTCAATAAGGTTATTTCTACCGATAGCAAAGTCAATTCTTACGAAGTGGCTATTGATGAAGAATGTACCCGTATCATTGCTAAACGCCAACCGGCAGCGAGTGACCTACGGGTGATTATGGCAATCATTAAAACCATTGCCGACCTAGAGCGAATTGGCGATGCTGCTGAAAGTATTGCTCGAATGGTTGAGCGCAATATGGATAAACCCTTTAAAGCGTCGTTAACCAGCTTGGAGCATTTAGGCCAGCATACCGCTAAGATGCTGCACGATGTACTCGATGGCTTTGCCCGTATGGATGTTGATATGGCGTGGAGGGTTCACCAAGAAGATAAGAAGGTGGATAAAGAGTATGAGCGATTGATTCGTGAGCTAATGACTTACATGATGGAAGATCCTCGTTCAATCCCTCAGGTGCTTGACGCCTTAAGTGCTGCTCGTGCCATAGAGCGAGTAGGGGACCGTTGTCAAAACATTGCAGAGTACATTATTTATTTTGTACGAGGTAAAGACGTACGGCATTTAGCCGGTGATGAAGTAGAAAAACTGCTTTAGTCTTAAAACTAGCCTGAAAAAAGCTGACTTAATGTCAGCTTTTTTACTTTAAGTAAAATTTATTTTATTTTATTTTCAATTTTCTGGTCTGAGCAGTGAACACAAAAACTTTTGTATTATAACGATCTGTGGGGCCTTCAGCTTCTTTGTAAATTTATTCTGATAAATATCCTACCTACTAATATTTTAAACGACCGTTTAAAATGACGTGTAAGCACATGCTTTATTTGAATAATTAGCTATTCAATTGTTCTTATTTGTAAATGCAATATACCCATTACCTTTACGTAAACGTAAAGGTCGTTGCAGTGTTTTCTTTATCACCCCTTGATTTGTAATTAATTTCCGTAATTTTATAACCATTTGAGACCTTAGTGGTAAACGGTATGTTAATGCCTTGTTGGCTAATTAGAGTTAATACTTTAAAAAAAGCTTTGCGTTTTGTTTATTGGGTGGTATAAAAAACAGGCTCTTGAAGTGGTTTTGAAACAAGTGTTTTAAAATATGAGCCTGTAATACTTTAGTTTTAACAGTGTTGGAATTACTTTGTTTTTTATGTAAGTTTTCTGGCAGATACAAGATGATTACAGTTTTTGGCCTGTATAAGCCAATAAACAGGGCCCTAGTCAGGGCCGAGCTGGAATGAGTATGTAGTCGACCAATTTGATGTGATAAACGCAGTAAAAAAAAGCGTTCACATCATTAACGCTAGAAACGGGGGTAAAGGCCTCAGCCAATAGCAATAATAAGGCTGAATAGAGCTCCCCAAACTTTGGCTTAGTATTTTTAGATAAAACAACAATAACTAAAAGTACTCAGCCATATTTTATCGGTCAATTGACCCATAGCCATAAGGCAATCCGCAATCATAAGCGGCCTTAAATAACCTACGTGAATATGCAGTACAGCTTGCTGTACTTAGGAATAGAAGTCTAAGAGGGATTGAACATGACATTAACAAGAGAACAGCAAATTCAAGCATTAGAAAAAGACTGGGCCGAAAACCCTCGCTGGAAAGGAGTTAAGCGTCCTTATAGCGCTGAAGAAGTGGTTAAATTGCGCGGTTCAGTCATTCCAGAAAATACCATTGCCCGTCACGGTGCTGAAAAACTATGGTCTTTAGTCAATGGTCAAGCCAAAAAAGGTTACGTAAATTGCCTAGGCGCTCTTACTGGCGGCCAAGCTGTGCAGCAAGCTAAAGCAGGTATTGAAGCTATTTACTTGTCTGGTTGGCAGGTAGCGGCGGATAACAACTCAGCATCAAGCATGTATCCCGATCAGTCTTTGTATCCGGTAGACTCTGTGCCAAAAGTCGTCGAGCGTATTAATAATTCTTTCCAACGAGCTGACCAAATTCAATGGGCAAATGGATTATCACCTGCAAATGGTGGCTTAGATTACTTCTTACCTATTGTGGCCGATGCGGAAGCTGGCTTTGGTGGCGTATTAAATGCGTTCGAATTAATGAAAAATATGATCAAGGCGGGCGCGGCAGGTGTCCACTTTGAAGATCAGCTCGCGTCAGTGAAAAAATGTGGCCATATGGGCGGTAAAGTATTGGTTCCCACCCAAGAAGCAGTACAAAAACTAGTGGCGGCTCGCTTTGCAGCTGACGTTGCTGGAGTTCCCACCTTGGTGATTGCACGTACTGATGCCAATGCCGCAGACTTACTCACCTCTGATGTTGATCCCTATGATGCAGAGTTTGTTCAAGGCGAACGCACCGCTGAAGGCTTTTACAAAGTAAATGCCGGTATAGACCAAGCGATTAGTCGCGGTCTTGCGTATGCCGAGTATGCTGATTTGATTTGGTGTGAAACGGCTACTCCGTGCTTAGAAGAAGCCCGTAAGTTTGCTGAAGCCATCCATGCTAAATACCCAGACCAGCTATTAGCCTATAACTGTTCTCCTTCTTTCAACTGGCGTAAAAACCTTGATGACGAAACAATTGCTAAGTTCCAACAAGAACTGAGTGACATGGGCTACAAGTACCAGTTCATCACTTTAGCCGGTATCCATAACATGTGGTACAACATGTTCGACCTCGCGCATAATTACGCTCAAGGTGAAGGCATGAAGCACTATGTGAACATGGTTCAAGAGAAAGAGTTCCAGGCCGCTGACCGTGGTTATACCTTTGTCGCGCACCAACAAGAAGTAGGTACCGGATATTTTGACCAAGTAACTAACGTGATTCAAGGTGGTCAGTCTTCAGTCACCGCGTTAACTGGCTCTACCGAAGAAGAGCAATTTAGCTAAACGCTTAGTTAAGCTAAGTATAAAACCAATAATAAAAAGCTAAGTTAATACCCTTTGAGCAGCTCTTGAGCTGCTCTTTATTTTTGTCAATGTAGCTTACCTTGTAAGCGCTCACTTAGCTAAGCGACGAGCCCAGTTATAGGCTTTGTTGTTTAACAAACTGCTCAGCCCTATAAAGTACTTGCGGATAAAGCCTGATAAATACGGCTTCAATGACTGCTTCATGCTTATCAATATCATCCATCAGTAAGTCTAATCGTACTGGGCGACGTAAGCGTTTACTTATCGCTTGTAGCGTAAGCTTAATGTTGTCTCTGGTTTGATATTGTTTTAACCAATTATATTCACGCATATGGTTTGCCGTGACTAAGGCTCGGTCATTTAAGGGGGATGTCTTTAGTTGCTGGTAACAATGCTTTATGAACGTGTTGAGCGGGAGTGACGCGTAGTTTTCCCATTGCTGAGTGAGCAAGTGGTCAAAGTAAACATCTAAGGCTATTCCACTGTAGCGACGCAGGGCAGGTTGAAAACACAGGCTTATTTTCTCGGCAGCGATGTGTTGATCGGTAAAGCTATCTACTTGCCGATGTAGCAAGATCCCAAGTTGAGTGACGGGTGGGTAGTCTTGCCATTGATTACCCTTTACGAAGTCACCCAGTAAAGCGCCAGAAATGGAGGTTGAGGTATGCTGGGCGATATGGAAATGCGCAAGATAGTTCATCGCTTAAGCATATATTAGTGGACTGTTCTGTGCAGTGATTTATTTCGCTATCTATTCTTCAGTAAATGGGGGGTCACTGACCATACCTGTTTGTTGTAAAAACTGGTTAAAGCCATATAACCACAAATCGGCATGTTTATAAAAAATTTCGTGGCCGTTTACTTCGTTACCTAATTGGTAAAATTGAAAGTCCACTTGCCCACCGTCTTTTTTAAATGCGCTTATATAGCTTTGAATCGCCTCATCAGAGTAATAAGCATCATTATGCCCATATATAAATAAGTGAGGCAGAGGGCTAGTTTTACCCGCGTTGGTGAACAAGCCTACGTTGCTAGCACTGGGGGCATTTATTTGGCACTGCTCGCCCATCCAACCACCTGAGAAATTGACTACACCTTTAAATAATTCAGCATGTTTTGCGGCGTAAATAACCGAAAGCAGACCGCCCCGTGAATTGCCACTAATTACTATTCTATTTGGGTCAACCCAAGGTTGTTCTTTGATAAAAGCAAAAGCGGCATCTAAGCTTTGTGACGCGTAACGTAAGCCAGCTTCTACGCTATTAACACTGCAGTTATATGATTCATTGTAATCGCCTTCTGATAACCCTCGCCCTCGGCGCATTGGTACCAATAACGCGATATTTTGTTGAGTCAATAAAGCCGCTAAACCCCAAGGCTTAATGCTTAGGTTTTCTTCAATAATACCTGGGCCAGTTGAGCCATGATTAAACACGACTAAGGGAAAAGGCCCTTCACCTTCGGGCTTATATAAGGTGGCCTCTAGCTTTATCTGGCTATCCCAGAATACCCCCGGGTCGGTCATTGGGATCCAAACTGTTTCGCCTATGTCGTCAGCTAAACTAGCTATGCTGACAGTTAACAAAAATAGTGCAAAGAAGCGGAAAACCAGGTGCATCGTTAGCTTACCCTTTAGCAGAGGTGATGGTGGTTACTCGCAGTGTATGTTTGAGTACACTGAGGTTGTTGAAGGTAAGCATATAACAGCAACCGGCCAAGCAGAAACGTTTTAAAGTTATTGAAAATGATGTGACTACGTTTGCAATTGGGTTAATGGTTTTTTATTGACTAGTGTTTGCGCGACAACCGCCTGCGTTCACCGTTAGGCAAAAAAAAATCCAGCGCGAGGCTGGACTAAAAAAACATAAGGAATGACTAATACATGCTATTGCAAAGGCAAATTAGCGGGCTATTAGTAAGCCCCATAAATCGACAATTTCAGTATCGGCTGAAAAGACGCTATAGGATGAGAGCACCTAGCGATTTATGTTTTGATAATAACGTGATGTCGCTCACAAAACAATCTCTTTATGTAATTTTTTTACTAAAATAGTAAAGTTTAGCCTGGCGATTGAGAACTACGTCACCTAATTTTCATTATATGTTGTAATGTTACTTAGTTATCAGGGCTAATAGGTTCTTGCTCTGCCAGCATTTCTAATAAGGAGATTGCCACTCCCACGAAGTCGGTATCAGTAATTATCCCGATGAGTTTTTTGCCCTCTACAACAGGTAAACAGCCTATTCGATACCGTTCTATATGCCTGGCTGCTTCTTCTACTCCGGCTGCTGGAGCAACGGTATGCAATTTAGTTAGCATAATATGTTTAAGCATGACTTGTTGTTCATGGGCGCGGCGTTGTGAAGCGGTGGTTTTGCTTAGCGATGATTCTTGCGCGGCAAGTAAAGTCCGCTCACTGACTAAACCGATCAAGTGTTCGTTTACATCAATAATCGGTAGATGACGGATCTTATGTTCTTTACACAAGCTAACGGCCTCTTCTAAGGTCGTCTGCTCAAAAACAGTGTGCGGATTAGTTGTCATGATGTCTGATACTTTAATCATAACGGTCGCCTCTTTTTAGTTACTCTCACCTTTAAATTTAGAAGCTTATGCTGAAAACGGCTTGATAAAAATCAACGAATTCGACGGTTTGGTTTTTAGTCAGTGAGAGTTGTCGAGTAGCTTGAAAAATCAGAAAAAAAGCAGCAGAAAATTTGCTTATTAAGCAAACTTATACTGCATTCTATGCTGTCTGTTGCCGTAAATAGAACTAAAGCGATTAAACGCAGTGTTGTATTTAGGGGCGCTTAGTCTGTGGTTGAGCTTATTAAAATAAGGTCTGGAATAGTCGATTAGCATAGTCATCGGTCATACCCGCAATATAGTCGGCAATAACTCTCGCGGGGTTCTCTTGGTCTTCACCAGCTTTTAACCAACGAACTCGAGTATTTAACGGCAATAAGCGCTCTGGGTCACTGGCAAATGCTTGAAATAACTCCATTACGACTTGCTGCCCCTTAAAGCGCACCATTTCAATCTCGGGCGTCTGGATAACGTAATGTAGTACAAAGCGCTTAAGCACCTCTAAGGCTTGCGCCATGGGAGGGTCCATCTGTGCTTTTAAATCGAGCAATGGCTCATCAAAGCGCTGCTGTGCTTGCAAGCTTATTGATGTGATAAACGCATTAACTAAGCTGCCAATAGCATCTTTTTGGTCATAATGGTGGCGGCTAAAGAGCTTTACTGATAGCGCGCCTATTTCATCGGCCAACCAGCATTGTTTAATATCGGCGATGGCCGAAGCCACTTGCTCTTGCCAGTCTTGTCGATTGACGATCCCCATTACAATGGCATCTTCTAAATCATGAACCCCATAGGCGATATCGTCAGCTAACTCCATGATCGAGCAATCTAAAGACTTATAAATGGATTTTTTATGGCGTAAAGGGTTTACTGTTTTGGATTGGGTGAAAAGATCGCGATCTTTAGCGCTTAAGCTAGCCAGAACCCAGTTATAAAGGCTCTGGTCGTCGTCATAAATCCCTTTAGCTGGGGTCCAATCTGCTACTTTAAGCTGTCTAAAGCTTTTAGCGACAGGTGGTAAGGGGTGGCGCTGTAATTGGCTTAGCAAACAAGGATACTTGATAATGCCTAATAGGGTGCGGCGGGTGAGATTCATCCCGTCATCTTTGGTATAGGGCTCTAATTTCGTTAATATTCTAAAGGTTTGAGCATTGCCTTCAAAACCACCATTGTCGCGCATCATATAGTTGAGAGCTACTTCACCGCCGTGACCGAAAGGGGGGTGACCAATGTCGTGGGCTAAACAAAGACTTTCAATGAGGTTTAACTCAGGAAGGTAGTTATTGAGGGTTTGGTTTTTGGCTTGCAGGTGCCCGACAATTCCGGTGCCAATTTGGGCAACTTCCAGAGAGTGAGTGAGTCGAGTTCGGTAAAAGTCATTGTTGCCTATGCTCAATACTTGAGTCTTGTTTTGTAAACGCCGAAATGCTGCTGAGTGAAGGATCCTTGCGCGGTCTCGTTGCCAAGGGGTTCTATGATCATTACGTCGTTGGCTTTGTTCTTCGGCGAAGCGCGCAGTGCCAGCTTGTTGGCTTAATTCGGTCATGATGATAGCTCCAGGCTAAAGCGTTTAATTTACATTACACTACCTTTTCTAAAAATTACATGACCTTATACTAAACAGCGCGGATAAAAAAAGGCGCTAGTGAGCGCCCTTTAGTCTTTTTAGGTATTTGCTTAATCTGCTTGGCGGTAACCTTCTAAGAAGTTGGCTATTTTGCCAATGGCTTCTCGCAACTCTTCTTCTCGTGGTAAAAACACGATACGGAAGTGATCGGGTTTAGACCAATTGAAGCCGGTACCTTGTACCACCAAGATTTTTTCTTGTTGGAGCAAGTCGAGGGCAAATTGTTGGTCGTCCTTAATGTTGAATTTTTTCACATCAAGTTTCGGAAATAAGTACATGGCACCTTGCGGCTTTACACAACTTACCCCTGGAATATCGTTAAGCAGTTGCCAAGCCAGGTTACGTTGCTCGTATAAACGCCCACCAGGCACAATCAACTCATTAATACTCTGATAGCCGCCTAATGCCGTTTGTATCGCATGTTGCACCGGTACATTGGCACATAGGCGCATAGAAGCTAGCATGTCTAAGCCGTCAATATAATCTTTGGCCCGATGCTTAGGCCCGCTAACGAGTAGCCAACCAGAACGAAAACCACATACTCGATAAGCTTTAGATAAGCCGTTAAAGGTGAGTGTTAGTACGTCATCTGACAAGGTCGACATTGGAATATGTAGGGCTTGATCGTATATCACTTTTGAATAGATTTCGTCAGCAAACAAAATCAAGTTATGTTCACGCGCCAGCTCTACCAACTCTAGCAATATTTCTTTGCTGTATACTGCACCGGTTGGATTATTCGGATTAATTACCACTAAGCCTTTGGTTCGCGGCGTGATTTTGCTGCGTATGTCTTCGATATCGGGGAACCAGCCCGCCTCTTCATCACATTGGTAATGAACGGGGTTGCCGCCTGACAGCGTTACGGCAGCTGTCCATAAAGGGTAATCAGGTGACGGTACCAGCATTTCGTCACCGTTGTTTAATAGCGCTTGCATGGCCATAACAATCAGCTCACTAACGCCGTTACCTAAATAAATATCTTCTAGGGTGGTTGTGCGCAACCCTTGCAGTTGGTAATGGTGCATCACCGCTTTGCGGGCGGAAAACAATCCTTTCGAGTCACAATAACCCTGAGCGGTAGGCAGGTTATGAATAACATCGACCAAAATTTCTTCTGGCGCTTCAAAATTAAATTCGGCGGTATTGCCTATATTTAATTTAAGAACTCTATGCCCCTCTTCTTCAAGGCGCTTGGCTTGTTTCAGTACTGGACCACGAATGTCATAACAGACGTTGTCGAGCTTATGTGATTTGACTATTTGATGCATGATTTTTACGACCGTTGGCGAATAGGGCTATTAACTTATTTTTTGCCGCTGCATGCAAGTATTTGCTAAGAGTATTTAGTTTTTTCTTGGTTTTTTGTTTAGTTAAACAGTGAGTACTAGCAACTTAATGATAAACTTAACTAAATTTTAGCCTTATATTGTGAGCCAATGTTAGAACTCAAACACCTAAAAACCTTACAAGCCCTCAGAGAAACAGGCTCTTTAGTGGTGGCTGCTCAACGTTTGTGTTTGACTCAATCGGCTTTGTCTCATCAGCTTAAAGATTTAGAATCGCGCATTGGCGCTAAGCTATTTGTGCGTAAAACTAAGCCCTTGCGTTTCACAATGGCTGGCTTACGAGTATTAGATTTAGCCGATAGTGTGATTGAACAAGTTCAGCATACCGAGCGAGAATTAGCCCGTTTAGTTGACGGTGGAGCAGGGCGCTTGCACCTTGCGATAGAGTGTCATAGCTGTTTTAACTGGTTAATGCCTGCTATCGACAACTACCGAGCGTTGTGGCCAGACGTAGAGCTAGATTTTAGTAGTGGCTTTAGCTTTGAACCATTACCCGAGTTGGCTCAGGGGCAATTGGATCTGGTGATTACCTCTGATCCCCAACCCAGTGAGGGAATTATTTTTTCCCCGCTTTTTTCTTATCAGCCCACCTTGGCGCTAAGTCCAAATCATCCCTTAGCCAAGAAGGCGCTGATCGAACCTGAAGATTTTGCCAAGCAAGTACTGATATCTTATCCGGTAGATAGCCATCGTTTAGATCTGTTTAATTTGTTTTTAGACCCTGCAGGGGTAGAACCTTTGGCTATTCGAAAAGTTGATATGACCATTATGATGATGCAGTTAGTGGCAAGTGGTAGGGGGGTTGCAGTGCTGCCTAACTGGGCCTTAACCGAGTATGTTAAAAAAGGTTATATCGTTACTCGGCCTTTGGGTGATGGAAAATTATGGCAAAACTTGTACGCAGCCAAACACCAAAGTCATCAAGATAGTGCTTATATCGATGCTTTCTTAAATATTGCCCGTGAACATTGCTTTAGCCATTTAGATGGCATTAAGAACATTGATGAGGAAGATGTATCGTGATTGGCAGGCTTAAATAGGGTCAATGGCGATAAGTTGATTGTCGAACATATTTTTAATCAAGCCGACAAACTCATCAATAAATTGCAGCTGTTGCTGAGTAGGGCTGCGCATCCATACCCCTGACAATACTTGTTCCAAGTCATTCACTACCGAATCAATCTCTCTAATCACGGTAAAGCGATGCTCACTGTCTAGGTGCTCATGTTGTCTGCAGACTAACATGACGCTTTCAGCCAGTTGCTCTGTCACGTAGTCGCATATAGTCAAAGGGTTTTGTTGCGTTCGAGTATGCTCAAACAACGCCAAGTTATCGGTTAAAAAACCTATAAGCTGAATGTATCCTTCACTATCTGTAACCATCGCGCAAAGTTCCTCTCGATATTCAAAATGCTCGCCTAGTGTATAACGATTAGGGTGTAAAAAAACCTGTCATAGAATAATTTTGTTGTCGATCACAAGGTTTGGGTTAATTCTGCCGAGTGGATATAGGCCTGATTACATGAACTCGGTATATTTAAACGCGGATTAGCCCGTTTTAAATCGCGCAAATGGTATTCCAGTAGTCGTTT is a window from the Agarivorans sp. TSD2052 genome containing:
- the aceA gene encoding isocitrate lyase, which produces MTLTREQQIQALEKDWAENPRWKGVKRPYSAEEVVKLRGSVIPENTIARHGAEKLWSLVNGQAKKGYVNCLGALTGGQAVQQAKAGIEAIYLSGWQVAADNNSASSMYPDQSLYPVDSVPKVVERINNSFQRADQIQWANGLSPANGGLDYFLPIVADAEAGFGGVLNAFELMKNMIKAGAAGVHFEDQLASVKKCGHMGGKVLVPTQEAVQKLVAARFAADVAGVPTLVIARTDANAADLLTSDVDPYDAEFVQGERTAEGFYKVNAGIDQAISRGLAYAEYADLIWCETATPCLEEARKFAEAIHAKYPDQLLAYNCSPSFNWRKNLDDETIAKFQQELSDMGYKYQFITLAGIHNMWYNMFDLAHNYAQGEGMKHYVNMVQEKEFQAADRGYTFVAHQQEVGTGYFDQVTNVIQGGQSSVTALTGSTEEEQFS
- a CDS encoding acyl carrier protein phosphodiesterase gives rise to the protein MNYLAHFHIAQHTSTSISGALLGDFVKGNQWQDYPPVTQLGILLHRQVDSFTDQHIAAEKISLCFQPALRRYSGIALDVYFDHLLTQQWENYASLPLNTFIKHCYQQLKTSPLNDRALVTANHMREYNWLKQYQTRDNIKLTLQAISKRLRRPVRLDLLMDDIDKHEAVIEAVFIRLYPQVLYRAEQFVKQQSL
- a CDS encoding alpha/beta hydrolase family protein; amino-acid sequence: MHLVFRFFALFLLTVSIASLADDIGETVWIPMTDPGVFWDSQIKLEATLYKPEGEGPFPLVVFNHGSTGPGIIEENLSIKPWGLAALLTQQNIALLVPMRRGRGLSEGDYNESYNCSVNSVEAGLRYASQSLDAAFAFIKEQPWVDPNRIVISGNSRGGLLSVIYAAKHAELFKGVVNFSGGWMGEQCQINAPSASNVGLFTNAGKTSPLPHLFIYGHNDAYYSDEAIQSYISAFKKDGGQVDFQFYQLGNEVNGHEIFYKHADLWLYGFNQFLQQTGMVSDPPFTEE
- a CDS encoding CBS domain-containing protein, translated to MIKVSDIMTTNPHTVFEQTTLEEAVSLCKEHKIRHLPIIDVNEHLIGLVSERTLLAAQESSLSKTTASQRRAHEQQVMLKHIMLTKLHTVAPAAGVEEAARHIERYRIGCLPVVEGKKLIGIITDTDFVGVAISLLEMLAEQEPISPDN
- a CDS encoding anti-phage deoxyguanosine triphosphatase → MTELSQQAGTARFAEEQSQRRNDHRTPWQRDRARILHSAAFRRLQNKTQVLSIGNNDFYRTRLTHSLEVAQIGTGIVGHLQAKNQTLNNYLPELNLIESLCLAHDIGHPPFGHGGEVALNYMMRDNGGFEGNAQTFRILTKLEPYTKDDGMNLTRRTLLGIIKYPCLLSQLQRHPLPPVAKSFRQLKVADWTPAKGIYDDDQSLYNWVLASLSAKDRDLFTQSKTVNPLRHKKSIYKSLDCSIMELADDIAYGVHDLEDAIVMGIVNRQDWQEQVASAIADIKQCWLADEIGALSVKLFSRHHYDQKDAIGSLVNAFITSISLQAQQRFDEPLLDLKAQMDPPMAQALEVLKRFVLHYVIQTPEIEMVRFKGQQVVMELFQAFASDPERLLPLNTRVRWLKAGEDQENPARVIADYIAGMTDDYANRLFQTLF
- a CDS encoding pyridoxal phosphate-dependent aminotransferase, encoding MHQIVKSHKLDNVCYDIRGPVLKQAKRLEEEGHRVLKLNIGNTAEFNFEAPEEILVDVIHNLPTAQGYCDSKGLFSARKAVMHHYQLQGLRTTTLEDIYLGNGVSELIVMAMQALLNNGDEMLVPSPDYPLWTAAVTLSGGNPVHYQCDEEAGWFPDIEDIRSKITPRTKGLVVINPNNPTGAVYSKEILLELVELAREHNLILFADEIYSKVIYDQALHIPMSTLSDDVLTLTFNGLSKAYRVCGFRSGWLLVSGPKHRAKDYIDGLDMLASMRLCANVPVQHAIQTALGGYQSINELIVPGGRLYEQRNLAWQLLNDIPGVSCVKPQGAMYLFPKLDVKKFNIKDDQQFALDLLQQEKILVVQGTGFNWSKPDHFRIVFLPREEELREAIGKIANFLEGYRQAD